In Desulfobulbus oralis, one DNA window encodes the following:
- a CDS encoding glucokinase, with the protein MSHSEALLLAGDIGATKTTLGLYPRSALDQPGSEPIREESFQNRSFSCFDDVLAVFLGTGSPVPPYACIGIAGPVADDTAVMTNLHWQLDARTLEKRHGFTQVCLINDLVATALFVPYLASHALGAINSGVPKSPGVLAVIAPGTGLGEAFLIPHPSGKKYMPCASEGGHASFAPQNDEQMQLLQFMLQRRTHVSFEDVCSGRAVPSLFAFMGRRHTVPEWLDSEVARAEDPTPVIVGAARRAAEGKRVCGVAMHTMRLLCDILADEAANLVLKTMALGGLYLGGGFALQLQPFLQQDRFMRIFTRNHTSSLLEHVPVHFILDRRAALHGAGEYGLRTLARAQAATGKATSHPPPIYRA; encoded by the coding sequence ATGAGCCATTCTGAGGCATTGCTCCTGGCCGGAGACATCGGGGCCACCAAAACCACCCTGGGTCTGTACCCCCGCTCGGCACTGGACCAGCCAGGCAGCGAGCCCATCCGGGAAGAAAGCTTCCAGAACCGCAGCTTCAGTTGCTTTGACGACGTATTGGCCGTGTTTCTCGGCACCGGCAGCCCGGTGCCTCCCTATGCCTGCATCGGGATCGCCGGACCGGTGGCAGACGATACCGCGGTTATGACCAACCTGCACTGGCAACTGGATGCCCGCACGCTGGAAAAGCGCCACGGTTTCACGCAGGTGTGCCTCATCAACGACCTGGTGGCCACCGCACTGTTCGTACCCTATCTGGCCAGTCATGCCCTGGGCGCCATCAACAGCGGTGTGCCCAAAAGTCCGGGCGTTCTGGCCGTCATCGCCCCTGGTACCGGTCTGGGCGAGGCCTTTCTCATTCCCCATCCCAGCGGCAAAAAATACATGCCCTGTGCATCGGAAGGCGGCCATGCCTCTTTTGCCCCCCAGAACGACGAACAGATGCAGTTGCTGCAGTTCATGCTGCAGCGCCGGACGCATGTATCGTTCGAGGATGTCTGCTCCGGTCGGGCGGTGCCCAGTCTCTTCGCCTTCATGGGCAGGCGGCACACCGTGCCCGAGTGGCTCGACAGCGAGGTGGCCAGGGCAGAAGACCCGACCCCGGTCATCGTCGGGGCCGCCCGCCGGGCCGCGGAGGGCAAGCGGGTCTGCGGCGTGGCCATGCACACCATGCGCCTGCTCTGCGACATTCTGGCCGACGAAGCCGCCAATCTGGTGCTGAAAACCATGGCGCTGGGCGGGCTCTATCTGGGCGGCGGCTTTGCCCTGCAACTGCAGCCATTTCTGCAGCAGGACCGCTTCATGCGCATCTTCACCAGAAACCACACCTCATCTTTGCTTGAGCATGTGCCGGTGCATTTCATTCTCGATCGCAGGGCGGCCCTGCACGGGGCAGGAGAATATGGCCTGCGGACTCTGGCCCGGGCGCAGGCGGCAACAGGCAAGGCCACGTCCCATCCGCCCCCCATCTACCGCGCATAG
- a CDS encoding NYN domain-containing protein: protein MIKTAIYVDAENIKMSGGFGMRYDVLVDLANSGDSIMLRANCYLAEDHERIKTDTEYRQKTYAYHNILRQCGFRIIKKYVRRYTDEDGNVTCKANSDMDLAIDALLQSKNTDRVILLTGDSDFVRLVPALQNQGCRVEVVGFNNVAKELREAADSFVSGFLIPGLLPIPETAPEEGDWLRGVVANYNVDRGFGFFRYYRRDNDGLHPESVFFHHSQATMPTHYFQDPYRVFEFHVAENPASGDNRTEARGIRLLREN, encoded by the coding sequence ATGATTAAAACAGCAATTTATGTTGACGCGGAAAATATCAAAATGAGCGGCGGCTTTGGCATGCGCTACGATGTCCTGGTGGATCTCGCCAACAGCGGCGATTCCATCATGCTGCGGGCCAACTGCTATCTCGCAGAAGATCACGAACGCATCAAAACCGATACGGAATACCGGCAAAAAACCTACGCCTACCACAACATCCTTAGGCAGTGCGGTTTTCGCATCATCAAAAAATATGTGCGCCGCTACACCGACGAGGATGGCAACGTCACGTGCAAGGCCAATTCCGACATGGATCTGGCCATTGACGCCCTGCTCCAGTCCAAAAATACCGATCGGGTCATCCTTTTGACCGGCGACAGCGACTTTGTGCGCTTGGTGCCGGCTTTGCAAAACCAGGGCTGCCGGGTCGAAGTCGTCGGCTTCAACAACGTGGCCAAGGAACTCCGGGAAGCGGCGGATTCTTTCGTTTCGGGCTTTCTCATCCCCGGCCTGCTGCCCATCCCCGAAACCGCGCCAGAGGAGGGCGACTGGCTGCGCGGGGTGGTCGCCAACTACAACGTGGATCGCGGCTTCGGCTTTTTCCGCTACTATCGTCGCGACAACGACGGCCTGCATCCGGAAAGCGTGTTTTTTCACCATTCGCAGGCCACCATGCCCACGCACTACTTTCAGGATCCCTATCGGGTTTTTGAATTCCATGTCGCGGAAAATCCGGCCAGCGGCGACAACCGCACCGAAGCCCGGGGCATCCGTCTTCTGCGGGAAAACTGA
- a CDS encoding tetratricopeptide repeat protein, whose protein sequence is MHSRFFGFALLAALLAVPVFLVSPAFADTLSPVRNGAELLFFPWQRSAELVRELGGKPEQPLPAGVDLQALRRAAKQGDATARHRLGELYRDGAGLVRNERKAVDWFRQAAEQGYAPAQTSLGWMYMYGRGVAQDDKEAMKWFRLAAAQGYANAQNNVGALYMMGRGVPQNYEEALKWFRLAAAQGDAAAQRSVGWAYLFGQGVEQNDKEAAIWFRKGAVQGHAASQNNLALLYQAGRGVPQDYAQAMEWLHRAAAQNDASAQCNIGLAYWFGEGVAKDPAEAAKWFRKAAAQGDAQSQYNLGWLYKFGKGVPRDAVQAVNWLRLAAEQGHVQAQVLLGRMYRTGDGIGKDTEQAVKWLGRAAARGNAEACFNLGSMYLRGEGVPQDEERAMTLYREATALGSEEAELALRKLNGEGSEYPWRGDSKLVERLRTGVKQGDAEAMYDLSELYSRGYAVEPDARKDLELLEQAAALGSSRAQYALGCRYLAGEGVPRDEAKGLSLLNKAAAQGDAFARQKLKSLSGEEEQSDAAPAPAVAPPPDRDYVERFLKAAKAGDAAAQLQMAAMYLEGHGVKQNDRQTLKWLRKAARQDYGPAQALLGFLYEQGRAVRPDAEQARLWYGKAAAWYRQSAERGDMEAQFELAEMYKAGRGVPRDAAAAATWYDKAAAQGYMPAQFELGCMYLNGLGLARDEAKAREWLGRAAKQGHQEARRLSRQLKVR, encoded by the coding sequence ATGCATTCCCGGTTTTTTGGCTTTGCCCTGCTTGCAGCACTCCTGGCTGTTCCCGTTTTCCTCGTGTCTCCTGCCTTTGCGGATACTCTGTCTCCTGTGCGCAATGGAGCGGAGTTGCTTTTCTTCCCCTGGCAAAGGAGTGCGGAGCTGGTCAGGGAACTGGGCGGCAAACCGGAGCAGCCGCTGCCGGCAGGTGTGGATCTGCAGGCCCTGCGCCGGGCCGCGAAACAGGGCGATGCCACGGCCCGACACCGGCTGGGCGAATTGTACCGGGACGGCGCTGGCCTTGTCCGTAATGAACGCAAGGCGGTGGACTGGTTCCGCCAGGCTGCGGAGCAGGGCTATGCGCCTGCGCAGACCAGCCTTGGCTGGATGTACATGTACGGCCGGGGCGTAGCGCAGGATGACAAAGAGGCCATGAAGTGGTTTCGGTTGGCAGCGGCGCAGGGCTATGCCAATGCCCAGAACAATGTGGGCGCCCTCTACATGATGGGCCGGGGCGTGCCGCAGAATTATGAAGAGGCCCTGAAGTGGTTTCGTCTGGCAGCGGCACAGGGTGATGCGGCAGCGCAGCGTTCGGTGGGCTGGGCTTATCTCTTTGGCCAGGGGGTTGAGCAGAACGACAAGGAGGCCGCAATCTGGTTTCGCAAGGGGGCTGTTCAGGGCCATGCGGCATCCCAGAACAATCTGGCTTTGCTGTATCAGGCTGGCCGGGGAGTGCCACAGGATTACGCCCAGGCCATGGAATGGCTCCACCGGGCGGCGGCGCAGAACGATGCCTCTGCCCAATGCAATATCGGGCTGGCCTATTGGTTCGGTGAGGGGGTGGCCAAGGATCCTGCCGAGGCGGCGAAATGGTTCCGTAAAGCGGCGGCGCAGGGCGATGCCCAGTCTCAGTACAATCTGGGCTGGCTGTATAAGTTTGGCAAAGGTGTGCCGCGGGATGCCGTTCAGGCAGTGAACTGGCTTCGCTTGGCAGCGGAACAGGGTCATGTGCAAGCGCAGGTGTTGCTGGGCAGGATGTACCGCACAGGCGATGGAATCGGCAAGGACACTGAACAGGCAGTCAAGTGGCTTGGCCGGGCGGCGGCGCGGGGCAATGCCGAAGCCTGCTTCAATCTGGGGAGCATGTACCTCAGAGGCGAGGGCGTGCCCCAGGATGAAGAGCGGGCTATGACCCTGTACCGTGAGGCAACGGCCTTGGGCAGCGAGGAGGCAGAGCTGGCCCTGCGTAAACTGAATGGAGAGGGCAGCGAGTATCCGTGGCGGGGTGACAGCAAGCTGGTGGAACGGCTCCGGACTGGTGTGAAACAAGGGGATGCGGAGGCCATGTACGATCTGAGTGAACTGTACAGCAGGGGTTATGCCGTGGAACCTGATGCCCGCAAGGACCTGGAATTGCTGGAACAGGCCGCTGCATTGGGAAGCTCCCGCGCTCAGTACGCTCTGGGTTGCAGATATCTTGCCGGAGAGGGCGTTCCCAGGGATGAGGCAAAAGGGCTGAGCCTGCTGAACAAGGCGGCGGCGCAGGGTGATGCGTTCGCTCGCCAGAAGCTGAAGAGCCTGAGCGGAGAGGAAGAACAGAGCGATGCGGCGCCCGCTCCTGCCGTGGCCCCGCCTCCGGACAGGGATTATGTGGAGCGCTTCCTCAAGGCTGCGAAGGCGGGGGATGCGGCGGCGCAGTTGCAGATGGCCGCCATGTATCTGGAGGGGCACGGGGTGAAACAGAATGACAGGCAGACTCTGAAATGGCTCCGCAAGGCGGCGCGACAGGACTATGGTCCGGCCCAGGCCCTGCTGGGCTTCTTGTATGAGCAGGGCCGGGCGGTGCGTCCCGATGCCGAACAGGCCCGGCTCTGGTACGGCAAGGCGGCTGCATGGTACCGGCAATCCGCAGAGCGGGGCGATATGGAGGCCCAGTTCGAGCTGGCCGAAATGTACAAGGCGGGCCGGGGGGTGCCGAGGGATGCGGCCGCGGCGGCGACCTGGTACGACAAGGCCGCGGCGCAGGGCTACATGCCTGCCCAGTTTGAGCTGGGCTGTATGTACCTGAACGGCCTGGGTCTTGCCCGGGATGAGGCGAAGGCGCGGGAATGGCTGGGCCGGGCGGCGAAGCAGGGACATCAGGAGGCCAGAAGGCTGTCGCGCCAATTAAAGGTCCGTTAA
- the guaB gene encoding IMP dehydrogenase has product MTPTEIPMALTFDDVLLVPGASSILPSEVDLTTHLTKSIMLRAPLLSAAMDTVTEHQTAIAMARAGGIGIIHKNMGIEEQAREVERVKKSESGMIIDPITVNRNQSVAEVQEIMANYRVSGLPVLDGDKLVGIVTNRDLRFVSDPELRVDDVMTSKNLVTAPVGIDQAHSKALLHEHRIEKLLVVDEDGRLKGLITIKDIEKVRQYPNSAKDSMGRLLVGAAIGVGPDMMERTQALIRAKVDVVVLDSAHGHAKGILKAVREVKNAFPKLQLIAGNVATGAGTEALIDAGADAVKVGVGPGSICTTRIVAGVGVPQLTAVHDCVQAAAKHGIPIVADGGIKFSGDICKAIGAGAAAVMVGSLFAGTDETPGETFLYQGRKYKGYRGMGSIGAMKEGSSDRYFQNKSSKLVPEGIEGKVPYRGPIAEVIYQLLGGLSSGMGYTGAATIRELQEKARFVRISPAGLRESHVHDVIITREAPNYRTEGL; this is encoded by the coding sequence ATGACTCCTACCGAAATCCCCATGGCACTCACCTTTGATGATGTCCTCCTGGTGCCCGGGGCCTCGTCCATTCTGCCCTCGGAAGTGGATCTCACCACGCATCTGACGAAAAGCATCATGCTGCGCGCACCGCTTCTCAGCGCGGCCATGGACACCGTCACCGAACACCAGACCGCCATTGCCATGGCCCGGGCAGGCGGCATCGGCATCATCCACAAGAACATGGGCATTGAAGAACAGGCCAGAGAGGTCGAGCGGGTCAAAAAATCGGAATCTGGGATGATTATCGACCCGATTACGGTCAACCGCAACCAGAGCGTGGCCGAAGTCCAGGAAATCATGGCCAACTACCGGGTGTCCGGCCTGCCAGTCCTGGACGGCGACAAACTGGTGGGCATTGTCACCAACCGCGATCTGCGCTTCGTTTCAGACCCGGAACTCCGGGTCGACGACGTGATGACCAGCAAGAATCTGGTGACCGCACCGGTAGGCATAGATCAGGCGCATTCCAAGGCGCTTCTGCACGAACACCGTATCGAAAAACTCTTGGTCGTCGATGAGGACGGCCGCCTCAAGGGCCTCATCACCATCAAGGATATCGAAAAGGTACGGCAATATCCCAATTCCGCAAAGGACAGCATGGGCCGGCTGCTGGTGGGCGCGGCCATCGGCGTGGGTCCGGACATGATGGAACGGACCCAGGCATTGATACGGGCCAAGGTGGATGTAGTCGTGCTGGATTCCGCCCACGGCCATGCCAAGGGCATCCTGAAGGCCGTGCGCGAGGTGAAAAACGCCTTCCCGAAACTCCAGCTCATCGCGGGCAACGTGGCCACGGGGGCTGGCACCGAAGCCCTGATCGATGCCGGGGCCGATGCGGTGAAGGTTGGCGTGGGGCCGGGTTCCATCTGCACCACCCGCATTGTGGCCGGCGTGGGCGTGCCGCAACTCACTGCCGTGCACGACTGCGTGCAGGCCGCTGCCAAACACGGCATCCCAATCGTTGCCGACGGCGGCATCAAATTCTCCGGCGACATCTGCAAGGCCATCGGCGCCGGGGCCGCTGCGGTTATGGTGGGTTCGCTCTTTGCCGGCACCGACGAAACGCCGGGCGAAACCTTTCTCTATCAGGGCCGCAAATACAAGGGCTACCGCGGCATGGGCTCGATCGGCGCGATGAAGGAAGGTTCCAGCGATCGCTACTTCCAGAACAAGAGCAGCAAGCTCGTGCCCGAAGGCATTGAAGGCAAGGTGCCCTATCGCGGCCCCATAGCCGAGGTGATTTACCAACTGCTGGGCGGGCTCTCTTCCGGCATGGGCTACACGGGCGCGGCTACCATTCGGGAGCTGCAGGAAAAAGCCCGCTTCGTGCGCATCTCCCCGGCCGGTCTGCGCGAATCCCACGTGCACGATGTCATCATTACCAGGGAAGCTCCGAACTACCGCACCGAAGGGCTCTGA
- the guaA gene encoding glutamine-hydrolyzing GMP synthase — protein sequence MSATPQKIVILDFGSQTTQLIARRIREQRVYSEIHPYTLPLERLRAMQPKGIVLSGGPASVYDGDAPSSDPGIFALGVPILGICYGAQLMMHQLGGQIESAEKREFGKAELAIQRPDRLFAGLAPKPSRHQVWMSHGDRITAPAPGFVISATSVHSPAAALGHAEKPFFALQFHPEVAHTAIGTDILKNFIFNICGCEPSWTVQSFIETTVAAIRARVGQGKVICALSGGVDSSVTAALVHRAVGKQLTCIHVDTGLMRSGESDAVIRFFSSQSELTLVDIDASDFFLSRLRGVTSPEEKRRQIGHGFIEIFEREANKLGEVHFLAQGTLYPDVIESVTFRGKAPIKSHHNVGGLPERMRLELVEPLRDLFKDEVRLLGLELGLPKEAILRQPFPGPGLGIRIMGEITAERLAVLRLADAIVLEEIKNTGWYDKVWQSFAVLLPIRTVGVMGDSRTYEHVIALRAVDSKDAMTADWSRLPYEVLARISNRIINEVRGVNRVVYDISSKPPATIEWE from the coding sequence ATGAGCGCAACTCCCCAGAAAATCGTCATTCTTGACTTCGGATCCCAGACCACCCAGCTCATCGCCCGGCGTATCCGCGAGCAGCGGGTGTACAGCGAAATTCACCCCTATACCCTGCCCCTGGAGCGCCTCAGGGCCATGCAGCCCAAAGGCATTGTCCTTTCCGGCGGCCCGGCCAGTGTTTACGATGGGGATGCCCCAAGCAGCGATCCCGGAATCTTTGCCCTGGGTGTGCCGATTCTGGGGATCTGCTACGGCGCGCAGCTCATGATGCACCAGCTTGGCGGCCAGATTGAAAGCGCGGAAAAAAGGGAATTTGGCAAGGCCGAACTGGCCATCCAAAGGCCGGACCGCCTGTTCGCCGGGCTGGCCCCGAAGCCATCCCGGCACCAGGTGTGGATGAGCCATGGCGACCGCATCACAGCGCCGGCGCCCGGCTTTGTGATCAGCGCCACAAGCGTTCACTCGCCTGCAGCGGCCCTGGGGCATGCCGAAAAGCCCTTCTTTGCCCTGCAGTTCCATCCGGAGGTGGCGCACACCGCCATCGGCACGGACATTCTCAAAAATTTCATTTTCAATATCTGCGGCTGCGAGCCATCCTGGACGGTACAGTCCTTCATCGAGACGACCGTGGCGGCCATCCGTGCCCGGGTGGGTCAGGGCAAGGTCATCTGCGCCCTGTCCGGCGGGGTGGATTCCTCGGTGACCGCGGCTCTGGTGCACCGGGCCGTCGGCAAGCAGCTCACCTGCATCCACGTGGACACCGGCCTGATGCGTAGCGGCGAGTCCGACGCGGTCATCCGTTTCTTCAGCAGCCAGAGTGAATTGACGCTCGTGGACATCGATGCCAGCGATTTTTTCCTGAGCCGCCTCAGGGGCGTGACCAGTCCGGAGGAAAAACGCAGGCAGATTGGCCATGGCTTTATCGAGATTTTCGAGCGGGAAGCCAACAAACTGGGCGAAGTGCATTTTCTGGCCCAGGGCACACTCTATCCGGACGTGATCGAGTCGGTGACCTTTCGCGGCAAGGCGCCCATCAAGTCGCACCACAACGTGGGCGGCCTGCCCGAACGGATGCGGCTTGAGCTGGTAGAGCCGCTCCGCGACCTTTTCAAGGACGAAGTACGGCTGCTGGGCCTTGAACTGGGCCTGCCAAAAGAGGCCATACTCCGCCAGCCCTTCCCCGGGCCGGGCCTGGGCATCCGCATCATGGGAGAAATTACGGCAGAGCGTCTGGCCGTGCTCCGCCTGGCAGATGCCATCGTGCTCGAAGAGATAAAGAATACAGGCTGGTATGACAAGGTGTGGCAGTCCTTTGCCGTTCTGCTGCCCATCCGGACAGTGGGGGTCATGGGCGACAGCCGCACCTATGAGCATGTGATCGCGCTCCGCGCGGTAGACAGCAAGGATGCCATGACCGCCGACTGGTCCCGGCTGCCCTACGAAGTACTGGCACGCATCTCCAACCGCATTATCAACGAGGTGCGCGGCGTCAACCGGGTGGTGTACGACATTTCCTCGAAACCGCCGGCAACAATAGAGTGGGAGTAG
- a CDS encoding MGMT family protein: protein MGQILDQHLIYAILAVVDEIPEGQTATYGQIARLIGREKNARLVGLVLAQAEHFGRYPCHRVVNHAGRLAPGWPEQKRLLEAEGVPFKDASHVDLKACLWEC from the coding sequence ATGGGGCAGATACTGGATCAGCACCTGATCTATGCCATTCTGGCAGTGGTCGATGAAATTCCCGAGGGGCAAACGGCAACCTATGGGCAAATTGCCCGCCTCATTGGCCGGGAAAAAAATGCACGCCTCGTTGGGCTGGTACTGGCTCAGGCCGAACATTTCGGGCGATACCCGTGCCACCGGGTGGTCAACCATGCCGGTCGTCTGGCGCCTGGATGGCCGGAACAAAAGCGCCTTCTGGAAGCCGAGGGCGTGCCCTTCAAAGATGCCAGCCACGTCGATCTGAAGGCCTGTTTGTGGGAGTGTTAG
- a CDS encoding lytic transglycosylase domain-containing protein, whose protein sequence is MMTARILARGGLYLALRCLLGLAPVALLSTPAAAEQFPLYSGIRPNVAFWENIYSRYTTRQAVLHDSHDLSLVYGVVELVDPDLPLGTRFNEQRIKAAKMRLALLFDRLAAGQGPRTETERRIARMFAGRPLSSYRQAKERLRVQTGQKDRFYAGLVRSGRYLPYIRKVLAAEHLPLELAYLPHVESSFNPKAGSKAGAYGLWQFTQGTGRRYMIINALVDERFDPYQSTHAAAKLLKANYETLGNWPLAITAYNYGSAGMLRALSAHGSYEAIFQDYAEGRFKFAARNFYSEFLAAVRVARRLEPSVVMEKAQAVQSYRLKKEVPLTRLCQQHRLDQASFLHLNPALQSPVLSGRRNVPVNYLVHVPGRAGSEAARKGTAKPQPRFTGHSAPPVRQYSAARPVIYDYYRHTVAQGDTLSGIARHFGTSTESILRANHKGPGNPVRVGERIMVPVKRRP, encoded by the coding sequence ATGATGACCGCAAGAATCCTGGCGCGGGGGGGACTGTACCTCGCCCTGCGCTGCCTTCTGGGGCTGGCGCCTGTTGCACTGCTGTCAACGCCTGCCGCGGCCGAACAGTTTCCCCTGTACTCCGGCATTCGCCCCAATGTGGCCTTTTGGGAAAATATTTACAGCCGCTATACCACCAGACAGGCGGTTTTGCACGATTCCCACGATCTTTCCCTGGTCTACGGGGTGGTGGAATTGGTCGATCCGGACCTGCCCCTGGGCACTCGGTTCAACGAGCAGCGGATCAAAGCGGCCAAGATGCGCCTTGCTCTCCTCTTCGATCGCCTGGCGGCGGGCCAAGGGCCTCGTACCGAAACAGAGCGGCGCATCGCCCGGATGTTCGCCGGCAGGCCCCTTTCCAGCTACCGCCAGGCAAAAGAGCGGCTGCGCGTGCAAACAGGCCAGAAAGACCGCTTTTACGCCGGGCTTGTCCGCTCCGGCAGATATCTGCCCTATATCAGAAAGGTGCTGGCTGCGGAACATCTGCCCCTGGAGCTGGCCTATCTGCCCCACGTGGAATCCTCCTTCAATCCCAAGGCCGGCAGCAAGGCCGGGGCCTATGGCCTCTGGCAGTTTACCCAGGGGACGGGCAGGAGGTACATGATCATCAATGCGCTGGTGGACGAGCGTTTCGATCCCTACCAGTCCACCCATGCCGCCGCGAAACTCCTGAAAGCCAACTACGAGACCCTGGGCAACTGGCCGCTTGCCATAACCGCCTACAACTACGGCAGCGCCGGCATGCTGCGCGCCCTGAGCGCGCACGGCTCCTACGAGGCGATTTTTCAGGATTACGCCGAGGGGCGTTTCAAGTTTGCGGCCCGCAATTTTTATTCGGAATTTCTGGCCGCCGTGCGGGTTGCCAGGAGACTGGAGCCAAGCGTTGTCATGGAGAAAGCGCAGGCCGTGCAGAGCTATCGCCTGAAGAAGGAAGTGCCCCTGACCAGGCTGTGCCAACAACACCGGCTTGACCAGGCCAGCTTTCTGCACCTGAATCCGGCCCTGCAGAGCCCGGTGCTTTCCGGCAGGCGCAATGTGCCGGTTAACTATCTCGTACACGTACCGGGCCGGGCAGGGTCTGAAGCGGCCCGAAAAGGCACCGCCAAGCCGCAGCCGCGTTTCACCGGGCATAGCGCCCCGCCGGTCCGGCAGTATAGCGCGGCCCGGCCGGTCATCTACGACTACTATCGCCATACCGTGGCACAGGGTGATACGCTCTCCGGCATTGCCAGGCACTTCGGCACGAGCACGGAGTCTATCCTCCGGGCCAACCACAAGGGGCCGGGCAATCCGGTGCGGGTCGGCGAACGGATCATGGTGCCGGTCAAACGGCGTCCCTGA
- a CDS encoding SEL1-like repeat protein, whose protein sequence is MRCFSWFSAVFSPRLSVLTLAVCLVLPAPAFCVEIPEELFQAVEHLGSPLSVLMPPLNRLFEDEEVRNLRRAAEQGDASAQTSLGWMYMYGQGVAQNDKEALKWFRLAAAQGYANGQYNVGLLYMMGRGVPQNYEEALKWFRLAAAQGHAAAQRSVGWAYLFGQGIEQNDKEAAIWFRKGAVQGYAASQNNLALLYQDGRGVPQDYAQAMEWLHRAAAQNYAPAQYNIGHAYWFGKGVAKNPAEAAEWFRKAAEQGDAQAQYNLGWLSAYGEGVPQDDKEAANWFRLAAEQGYTQAQVALGRAYARGQGVARDAAQAAEWYRRAAEQGDVKAQIELGDLYARGQGLEKSVGQARRWYQKAAEQGNAKAQIRLGDLYAHGSWLRRSSGQARRWYQKAAEQGDAEGQYVLARFYLEGRGQPKDIDLGLSWLRKAAAQEYDEACFLLGRMYEEGQDMSQNSQQAAEWLRKAARKGHVEAMRRLGLLCLEGRGLPQDDREASKWLYSAAEEGDQEAARLLERMRAEGRQIWRLQDDLETMEERLEIDTLHEMAARGLAEAQRDLGIRYLQGRGLPRDVRKGRDLLRQAADQGDAEAKKLLRGLKTEVRQGQSVPAALR, encoded by the coding sequence ATGCGCTGTTTTTCCTGGTTTTCTGCTGTTTTTTCGCCGAGACTGTCTGTTCTGACCCTGGCTGTCTGTCTTGTTCTGCCTGCACCCGCCTTCTGCGTTGAAATTCCGGAGGAGCTGTTCCAGGCGGTGGAACATTTGGGCTCGCCTTTGTCGGTCCTCATGCCGCCTTTGAACCGCCTGTTTGAAGATGAGGAAGTCAGGAATCTGCGCAGAGCGGCGGAGCAGGGTGATGCATCTGCACAGACCAGCCTTGGCTGGATGTACATGTACGGCCAGGGCGTAGCGCAGAATGACAAAGAGGCCCTGAAGTGGTTTCGGTTGGCAGCGGCGCAGGGCTATGCCAATGGCCAGTACAATGTGGGCCTTCTCTACATGATGGGCCGGGGCGTGCCGCAGAATTATGAAGAGGCCCTGAAGTGGTTTCGTCTGGCGGCAGCCCAGGGGCATGCGGCAGCGCAGCGGTCGGTGGGCTGGGCTTATCTCTTTGGCCAGGGGATCGAGCAGAACGACAAGGAGGCTGCAATCTGGTTTCGTAAGGGGGCTGTTCAGGGCTATGCGGCGTCCCAGAACAATCTGGCTTTGCTGTATCAGGATGGCCGGGGTGTGCCACAGGATTACGCCCAGGCCATGGAATGGCTCCACCGGGCGGCGGCGCAGAACTATGCGCCTGCCCAGTACAACATAGGGCACGCCTATTGGTTCGGTAAGGGGGTGGCCAAGAATCCTGCCGAAGCGGCGGAGTGGTTCCGGAAAGCGGCGGAGCAGGGCGATGCCCAGGCCCAGTACAATTTGGGCTGGCTCTCTGCGTATGGCGAAGGTGTGCCGCAGGACGACAAAGAGGCCGCGAACTGGTTTCGCTTGGCAGCGGAACAGGGGTATACGCAGGCGCAGGTGGCGCTGGGTCGGGCCTACGCACGAGGGCAGGGCGTGGCTCGGGATGCCGCTCAGGCGGCCGAATGGTATCGCAGGGCGGCGGAGCAGGGGGATGTGAAGGCCCAGATTGAGCTGGGCGACCTGTACGCCAGGGGGCAGGGGCTCGAGAAGAGTGTCGGGCAGGCTCGCAGATGGTACCAGAAGGCGGCGGAGCAAGGCAATGCGAAGGCTCAGATCCGGCTGGGCGACCTGTATGCTCATGGATCGTGGCTCAGGAGGAGCAGCGGGCAGGCTCGCAGGTGGTACCAAAAGGCGGCGGAGCAGGGGGATGCGGAGGGGCAGTACGTGCTGGCCCGGTTCTACCTCGAGGGCAGGGGCCAGCCCAAAGATATCGATCTGGGGCTTTCGTGGCTGCGCAAGGCAGCGGCGCAGGAGTACGACGAGGCCTGCTTTCTGCTGGGCCGGATGTATGAGGAGGGCCAGGATATGAGCCAAAACAGTCAGCAGGCGGCGGAGTGGCTGCGTAAGGCCGCCCGCAAGGGGCATGTGGAAGCCATGCGTCGTTTGGGCCTGCTGTGCCTTGAAGGCAGGGGCCTGCCCCAGGATGACCGGGAAGCCTCCAAATGGTTGTACAGTGCCGCTGAGGAGGGCGATCAGGAGGCGGCACGTCTGCTGGAGCGGATGCGGGCCGAGGGCCGGCAAATCTGGCGGCTGCAGGACGATCTGGAGACTATGGAGGAACGCCTGGAGATCGATACCCTGCACGAGATGGCAGCCCGGGGGCTGGCCGAAGCGCAGCGCGATCTGGGCATACGCTATCTCCAGGGCCGGGGCCTGCCCCGGGATGTCAGGAAGGGCCGGGACCTGCTTCGCCAGGCAGCGGATCAGGGTGATGCAGAAGCCAAAAAGCTCCTGCGCGGTCTAAAAACAGAAGTCCGCCAGGGGCAAAGCGTTCCGGCCGCGCTGCGCTAG